CATCCGGGACAATAGACCGCGGGATGATCACGCGTGGATTGGGACAGGGGGTGCCGGGTTCGTCTTCCACATGTTCCCAGATCAATGCCCGGCTTCCCGGCACAGCATCAATATTCCAGAACACCAGCGGACGCGGTGGCAGCGCCGTTAATTTTTCCAGATTAGGATCGGTTCCATACTCGGTAATATGATCAACCCGAACAAACCAGCCGTTCTCACCATCCATAATCCATAACTTGCCGTTCTCCTTCTGGATATCGGGATGACACAATGCGATATCATCGCACACCGGCTCCAGATCACAAGTGCGCGGAAGCTCAACATAACGATCTTCTCCGGTCACCAGATTGCGTCCAATCAGCAGGGTTCCGTCCGGCAAACGGTGCGGCTGCTCCAGCATTTCACTCTTGCCGCCGCCGCTGGCCCCCTCGTGCATGATGGAGACGATATTATCGTACGGCGTCACAACCTTGACCGCTGAACAATGCGCCGCCACCCAGCCTTCGTATTCACCCAGATTAATGATGGAACTGTAAACACCCTTTTTGGCGCTGGGCCCGGGATACAGATTGTAGGAAAAGATTTCATACATGGAATCCTGGCGGTGATGCACCACCACCTGCTTTCCTTTAAAAAACGTCTGACGAAACGGCGGTGCCACATAAATGACCACCTCTGGAGAAAACTCTTTGGAAATCTGATCCAGGGAAAGAATACCCTGCAGCATGGCCAGACCCAGCGCGAAAAACGCGGCATTCGCCGGAGCCACTGCCAGCGCGTCCACACCCAGTTCTTTCCAGCCGGTTTTAAACGCAAAAACCGCCAGTTCCTGGTCCGCCAGCCAATCCAGTGTCTCCTGACGCAGATTTGTAAACTCTTGACCAAACTGTTCATGAAAGCGCGTTTTGTCAGAGGGTTCTTCATCCGCAATCACCATACTCTCCGGATCCCGCCGGCGCATATAGGGCTCGGGATAATTAACAGCAATTCCGTTGCGCACTTTGGCAACCGTGGCATCGACAAATCGTTTCCCATCAGGCAAATCATAAGCCACTTCCATATAATCCCGGTCCGGGCTGCCGCAGGCCAGTTCAAACAGCTCTTTGGTATCACCGGCGACATGCACTCGCGGAGAGTTCTCTAAAATCTTTTTCAATTCATCAGGAGGATTAAAACAGGTCCAGGATCGGTTTTGCATTTGTATTGACTCCATTGATAATGTAAGAGATTGAATCTATTCGCCGTTTGACTGACGGAAATCCCAAAAGCCGACCCGTCAATCGTTACTGAAATATTAATTTGCCGGCTGCGTTATAAAACAATTGTATATGCAATTCCGGACGTAATAACAGAACAGGCGGTCCTATTATTATTTAAAAGAGGGTATATAGGTTTTAGAACTTTAAATTTACAAATTTAAAAACATATTTCCAAATTGAAAATACCCCCTATT
This genomic window from candidate division KSB1 bacterium contains:
- a CDS encoding DUF4914 family protein; translation: MQNRSWTCFNPPDELKKILENSPRVHVAGDTKELFELACGSPDRDYMEVAYDLPDGKRFVDATVAKVRNGIAVNYPEPYMRRRDPESMVIADEEPSDKTRFHEQFGQEFTNLRQETLDWLADQELAVFAFKTGWKELGVDALAVAPANAAFFALGLAMLQGILSLDQISKEFSPEVVIYVAPPFRQTFFKGKQVVVHHRQDSMYEIFSYNLYPGPSAKKGVYSSIINLGEYEGWVAAHCSAVKVVTPYDNIVSIMHEGASGGGKSEMLEQPHRLPDGTLLIGRNLVTGEDRYVELPRTCDLEPVCDDIALCHPDIQKENGKLWIMDGENGWFVRVDHITEYGTDPNLEKLTALPPRPLVFWNIDAVPGSRALIWEHVEDEPGTPCPNPRVIIPRSIVPDVVNEPMSVDIRSFGVRTPPSTREHPGYGIMGMFHVLPPALAWLWRLVAPRGYGNPSIVGTQKMSSEGVGSYWPFAPGRMVNQANLLLEQIQQTPRTRYILIPNQHVGAWKVGFSTEWLARDYLARRGSAKFRKDQIVPARCSLLGYALSSMRIEGNRLSHWFLEVNTQPEVGDDGYDKGAAILKEFFDKHLKDFLQPDLTELGNRIIQCCLDNGSVQDYEGLLGKSE